The DNA window CTCCCGGAGGCGTGAGCGCCTTTCCGGGAAGGTGCGCCTTCTCCCAGCGGGCGACAGGGAGCCGCCGTTCGCCCGCCGTGGGAAGCGAGAAGCCATGCGCCCGCTCCCTCTTCAGTCGCGCGGAAGCCGCTCCTCGTACTCCGCCTCACGCCGCGCATGCGTGGACCAGAACCCCCGAGGCGCTCGCCCCGTGAGCACATCCTCCAGAATCCCCAGATGCGCATCCCATCCACTGGCGACGCTGACCCGGTCGGCACGAGTGGCGAGCCGGCGATGCGTGAGCACGAGCACCACCTCCTCACCCCGGGCACTCAACTCGAAGGTGACCTCGGACGGAGCGCCCGTCTGCTCGGCCCAGGTGTAGGCCAGCAGGTAGGGCGGCTCGCAGCGCGTGACGCGACCCGTATGAACGTGCCCCTCTCGCATGACGGCATAGCGCTCGGGCACGGGCTCATGGGACAGCCCGGAGTGGAAGAAGCGCAGCTCGACGCGTCCCCCCACGCGCAGCTCCATCTCCCCCGCGGCGAGCCACTTGCCGCGCTTCTCCGAATCCGTGAGGTACTCCCAGACACGCTCCACGGGACCCGGGAGCACACGCTCGATGCGCACCGTCTCCGGCGCGCTCACCGTGCCGAACTCATCCTCCCCACGGTGACTCATCGCGAGCGTCCCTTCCCTCGAGGCGCGGCGGGCGGCGTGGGCGCATCCGCTCGAAGGAGCGCCTCCAGCGTGTCGATTCGCTCGCCCCAGAAGCGCTCGTAGAAACGCAGCCAGTCCCGCACGTCCGACAGGGGCTTCGCCTCCAGTCGACAGACATGCATGCGGCCCTTCACCTCTCGCCGCACGAGCCCCGCCTT is part of the Myxococcus landrumus genome and encodes:
- a CDS encoding SRPBCC family protein, with the protein product MSHRGEDEFGTVSAPETVRIERVLPGPVERVWEYLTDSEKRGKWLAAGEMELRVGGRVELRFFHSGLSHEPVPERYAVMREGHVHTGRVTRCEPPYLLAYTWAEQTGAPSEVTFELSARGEEVVLVLTHRRLATRADRVSVASGWDAHLGILEDVLTGRAPRGFWSTHARREAEYEERLPRD
- a CDS encoding ArsR/SmtB family transcription factor, whose protein sequence is MVELLATRLDNTFHALADPTRRAMLRSLTVQERSVGELAAPFEMSLAAASKHIKVLEKAGLVRREVKGRMHVCRLEAKPLSDVRDWLRFYERFWGERIDTLEALLRADAPTPPAAPRGKGRSR